In the Malaclemys terrapin pileata isolate rMalTer1 chromosome 3, rMalTer1.hap1, whole genome shotgun sequence genome, ctccctctaggttgtatttccttagttggtttatgagaaggtcatgcaagaccgtatcaaaagtcttactaaagtcaagatgtaccacATCTGCTGCTTCACCTCTATTCACAAGGCTTATTACcctttcaaagaaagctattaggttggtttgacacaatttgttcttgacaaatcaatgCTGATCGTTACTTACCACCTTAGAAATACTATAGTGGCAGACTACCACAGATTTTCCTAGAAGACCATAGACATGGAGAAAACAAGTATTTGGTGGGATATGGAGATGGGAAGTTATGGATTATCCTAACTAGGTCTAAACTTTTGAAATGCCTACAtaattagtatcagaggggtagccgtgttagtctggatctgtaaaaagcgacaaagagtcctgtggcaccttacagactaacagacgtattggagcataagctttcgtgggtgaatacccacataaTTAGTAATTTATTACTACATGATTCTTCatcttttctctctcattctctgtTCATGTAGTTCTCTGGTAACTACACTGGACTGAATTCTGGCATTCCCATTAAATGAAATGGGATTTGTGCCCGCTTATACCATGATATGACATGATAGCCAAATTTATCCTATGTCAAATGTATTTTAACCGTGATGGGAAGTATAACAAATACAGAGGAAATAACTGGGCAGTGATATTTTAAAGTGGGAAAATGAAGGGGTACGCTGACAAATACTCTCTTCCATCAAAGAACACTGATGATATTGTAATAGTTTTGCTTAGCGTTTGAGACTTGATCAACCACTACAAATTTCCCAATTCTGACTGTCTTAGTGGATAAAAGTCATGACTTTTAAGTGGCCGATGTCAAGTCAGTTGGTGGCGTCAATTCAGTTTCCATTGGAAATGAATCCACATCACACAGTCACCACCTCAAGTAGCCCTAATAGATACTTGTTTCCCAAGTAAGTTTGCAATAAGGCAAAGGATTGAGTAGGCACAGACACTGAATTTAACACTTCACCCCAGCCCTAGAAGTGATTCTGTCACATTGGGGTTGATACACATTTGGCTACTATCTTAAGTCTTGTCTGCACTAgaaagggtttgctggtatagctacacCAGCAACCCCTCATAGCTTATCCCAGTTCCCCAAATGAAATAAGCCATAGCAGCAAAAACACCCTTTTTGCTGGTAAAACTGCATCAACACTAGGGCTTTTGGCAGCATGGCTATGTCTGTTATggggtctgatttttcacactcctaatcAACAtaactatgctggcaaaacttagtGTAGACCTGGACTTTGCTGTCCTTTCTGTATGGGAAGAGAGGATTTCAGTTTTCTGGGCTGGCAAGCTCAACAAGGAGGTTGTCTGCAACTGTGGGGGCAAACCATTGTTCCTTTCACATCAGTTAGAATTCCTCTGGGTGGCATCCACTGACTCCTGGGTCACCTTCATAGAACAGTGTATACtttccagggttctctgcttggtatCCCCCAACTGATTCCCTTGTTTACACCTATGACCTCACTCCCATTcctatttttcatttgttgtccagTGCCATCAGTTCCATCCTATGTCCTATATTCTTCATGAGTCTACATTTCACTACAATTTTTAAAGGGAACTAGGCTAGTAGAATGCAGAATCAAAATCAGGAATGAATGTGCATTTTTGAGAACTCATGCAATTTTATATATTGTAATCGCTTCCTGTACTCCCTCCTTGAAagcatttctattttaaaaaaatatagtacTTTTATTTTGGAAGTACTGTTCCCAGATAAAGACTGTTAAAACTGGAGTTAGTTATAAATGTTAAACAGGTTTAAAATACAGAAACTGTTCTGCCTTCTAAAGTGTTATTCCCTTCCTCTTATTTTTAAACTAGATGCAGCAAATGTTTTGGTGATTGGCACAGAAAACGCTGCAAAAGAATATGATCCTGGTATGATCTTTTTCTTCAGGTAAGTTGCAAACCAAGCCTGCCACATATGATATATGTGGATGTAGCAAGCTACTTTGTCAGAGTTCAGGGCAAATGCACCTGGATTTCCTCCTCATAGTCTGGCAAGGGTACCCATTCTATGCTTCAGGCTCCTCAAGCAGTCACCTCACTTGGGTAGAGCCCCACATCTTTCTACAGTGTGAAAGTCAGACTGCCTTAGCAGACCTGCTTTgcttctcctcagaggctataaatctacacacatgctaataactTTACCAGAGATCATCCTAACTCCAACAGGGGTTCTGGCAGGTGACCAGCCCTCTCATCCCCACCAAGGgggttttctgtggttacaagttcataacagctgttaGTGCAGAACAAGCACCCCATGAATCTGTGAGTTTCTCATTGTTAGGCCTCTGATATTGCCCTCATGTAACAGGTAATGAGCAGACAAAAGTCCCCTTCTCAGGGtgaagcttcaaaaggctgagttaCACAACTGGAGGGAGTACATTTGCATACACCTTCCCctagagatttcctgggaaaccCACATCTTTAAAATTCATTCTTGTCTAGTCCATTGTTTCAAATAGTCCTTTGACGCGAATAACGCTTCCCAGGGTTTATGTTAATCATATCTCCCCCTTTGGACATTGCATATAATCGCCCAATAATgctacacatttttatttttaatacaatgaacttgTAAGATActgaaacttaattcaataagttaAATTTTATTGAATTAAAGTGTGTCCAGcctattgcaggaaattgccatatcggtcacatattttattttaattacagtatgttaaaaaaaataagtgttttctTCTGGAGATCCAGGAAACATCATGTTAAGTAATTAAATAATTAGGACTTTAAAACTATATTTGAgtattttttgtattaaaaattaaaGCATGATTAACAGCATCTGTTATGGGGACCATATGAAAACTAAGCATTGTAAATTTTCTTGATTCACTTTATACAAAGGCAATTCCTGACAACATGACTGTAGCATTAAAGCACTTTTGTGTACAAAACAATGTAATCTGACCCTGAAGCCTAATGCATCGTTATGTTCTGTTAACACAGGGAAGGATCTGTTGTGTTTTGGAATGTGGAAGAGAAAACTGTAAGTAGAAAAAGAAGCTGTATAATTTAAATATCAAAGCTGATTAAGGTGAAATTCTTGTCATTCCTGCAAAGCCGGAGCAGATGGGTTTTGCATAGGTGACCTATGGAGGCGAGGAGAGGATTAAATTCTTCTCCTCAGTGAAGACAGCCACTTGGGACTGCATCAGACAAGTGTGGATTGTTCTTGTGTAGTCTTCACATCTTGCCTGCTTGTATAAGGTAGGCAGGTCTTCCACAGTGCTACCATTAGAAAATAATATCCCAGTTACCGCAAAGTAGAAGCTCTAAGATGCCTTGCAGACCATGCCACCTGGTGCTAAAATCCAGTCACGTCTCATAAATTAACTGGAGTCAAGCCAGGTCAGTATAGCAGTGTAACAACAAGAAACCTCAAGATGATTATTCAGTATGTGACACCTTTCCTTCTCTTTCAATACTGAACTGCACCTGGATAATATTTTGGGGCACTGTGCTGTTGGATATGTCATCTTAGATCAGAGCTCCCTCATCTCTTGCAATCACTGCAGATCCCATATCCTGGCCATGTACCAacttaagcttcccctgcagCTGGAATTGGGTACAATGGAACTGATTCTTTGTTGCTGTGCACCTTGTACAGTTATTTACACCAgtacaaagtggatgtaaaatactAATGGAGCAGAATGggagcattttatacccacttctAATTAACTTTTcactagtatttttttttaaactacacatGAGTTAGAGCGACAGAGAAGCAGATATAAGGTCTGGTGTACACACactttttgtactggtataactgtcggttaggggtgtgatttatttatttatttatttataatttttttaaaccaaaatagttACACCTGCACAACCCCTAGTATGAaatgcagttacactggtataatggTGCCACATACTAGTGTAGTTTATTTCCCTTCCTCTACTGGAATAATCTACACTAGTATAAGtgcctttataccagtataactgaagGGCACCTTCAATACTACATATGGTCCCTGGATGTTGTTGGAAGTTTTGCTTAATTCCTTGGCCTGTCTTTAATTTCCAAGACTGATTTAGCACCTGCCTCCTGATTTCTCTTGAGAATTCTACAAGGAAGATTTTAGCTAAGCTGTTACGTAcactttaagtcaatgggaatctttctgttgactttagtgggctttggatcagaccccaaatAGACATAAGCAAGCTGCCAGTGAATTGTAGCCACTTCTGCGATGGAACACAACAGTATACAGCAACGATGCATGACAGCTTAGAAAACGAAGAGAAAAACTGCATCAATTTGTAAACTGAATGGGGGCATTTAGCTAGGCAGACAGGAATTACCAAATAGGAATGGCTGGAAAACGAAGGCTAGCAGCCCTACTTTTTGAGTATAGTTCCATGAGAGTTTAATGATCGTCTCAGCTAGAACCTGGATTTTTGGTCTCATGTAAATGACAGTAGCTTCAGCAAAGAACAAGCCTATGATTTCTTAGCTAAACAAATAGAGACAGTAAAGTTCAGCAGCAAAGTGTCTTGTGGCCCAAGTATTCAGTATTTTCTAAGGGGAAGTTGTGCTGCCTACTGAATCACTGATATCAAAGTCCTATAGCACTGGATTCTCCCCACAGGTCTATACAAATGCTAatcaggcctgatcctgcttagCCTACAGGATCTTGTGAGATCACAGCCATAGATATTATGACTGCTATAAAAATGAAAGGTACTTTATCTCAGCAATACAAATCAgaatttctcttccttttttagcAGTAATTCTTGGAATACTTGGCAGACTAGACACTTCAGTatgaaattcaaaatgatatggCAATATTTCAGAAATTGCAGCTCTCCATAAAAACATATGGCAATGACTTCTTATAGCATCATGTATATTGTCAATAAATATTATGAAAGCAATAAAGAAAGCTAACACGGCAGAGAAAATTATAGTTTCGTGTGGGTACTAACTGATTTTAAATTATCTGTCTCTGGAAACTGCTTTATTAGATATTGATGAAGCTAAAATTTTGCATTGAAAGCTCCACTATTCTCCTTATTTTGAAGAGATAAGTGTTTAAAACTTGGGTACCCCAGCAGTGAGTATAGTATAAGTGCCTAGATGGCACAATCTTTTGGCCAGATTAGTTTAGAATTTCTGTTCTAAAATGTACAGTGTCAGAAAGTCTTGTACTATGTAAGATTTTCTGAATGGGATGTAAAATGATATTAAAATGGTTACTTTATCCTAATGCAAAAAGGTATTTTCACCACACCTTTAACATTCTTTAAATAAACATCAACGTATTGCTTTAATTTTATGTATtcaatatttgaagacttatgtgGGGCAATTGTGTAGTATTTGCTAACCATTTTAATAATGTGCAATTGTCTTTTTCCTAGATGAAGAAAATAATGCAAGTGCTGGAGCGGCATGAAATTCAGCCTTATGAAGTTGCACTGGTTCATTGGGAGAATGAAGAAATTAACTATAGGAGAGGAGAGTAAGTATTTTTATGCATCCGTTACCCAAAAACATTCCTTCTGTACTTCTCCTCCAAAGGAGTAAGATAAGTGTTTTGAGGGGTAAATAGTATGGCCTACAAACACTAAATCCATCGGTCTTAATGGAGTATgcattaatgttttgttttgtttttaaatgttgcttTGCAGCATTACTTgtgattttgattttatttactGATCATACTAAGGTATTAGAGTGAACTCCATGGCTTCACAATTGTAAGTGCTCTTCAGCAGTCTCAAATGGAGAAACTCACACCTTATGAGGGCCGATATAAAGGAAAGGTGCACATTGAGACAGCTCTGATACAGAATGGTCATCACAAGGAGTATCTTGTCTTCTTAAATACATTGAAATACACTGAAAACATAAATTTCTAATAGGGGTAAAACGGGCATATCATGGAAGAAGACGTGTGACCTTCCTTGACTTTGTTACTTGTTAAATCATATCTTGAGATCATGATGAGCTAAAGttcttgttcagaaagatttttcATTGCAAATCATTGCTATTTCATAGAATACATTGTATTTAGTCTTTTGTAGTACAATGCTGCTACATAAGATGGCCATTTTCATAGCCAATGGAAAACTGAATGTGTTGTAAATTATGGAATCTGTAACTATTGAATTGTTCCATTGTTTTTAGCTTCTCCTTCACAAGCATTTGTACTTTAAATTTCAGGATGCTTCCCAGATTCTCAGGTGGGACTTATGCAAGGCACCTTGAAACTTGCAGGACTCATGACTTCTGCTTTGCTGCTGACACACTGAAGAGAGctattgggggttggggggagagtaTCACAGTTCAAGAAGGGAAAGGAGTGGAAATAGAGTGACAGAACAGAATAGGAGAGACAAAAACAAGAACAATGAATTAGAAAGAGaaagcacaagaggggaggaggagtgagTGGGAAAGAGAAGTCCATAGTCCTGCTGTTTCTCTGAATTTTCCCAGTAGTGCTGCAGTTGTTGTAGAAGATACTAATATTAGGTATTTGCAGAGGAGTTGCTGGTGTAGAGGTTGAAGAAAGTGCTCTAGATGGGTTTTCTGTCACTTTAATTGTGACTGAGAGCAAAATGCAAGGAAGTGAGATGGAGCAATCATATACATTGTTccatgtttttaaattttaaaaaggtgcATGAGGAATTTCCTTGTGTAAAGGATTCTACCTTGACTATTCATTTTTAGAGGTGACTTAGTCAATGAAGATGTCTCAATCCTGTTTTTACAGAGGCCAGTCAAAGCTCCACAGAGGAGAAATCTTGTTAAATTCTGACCTGGATATTGATGAAGTAATTCTGCAGAAATTTGCCTTTTCAAATGCTCTTTGCCTTTCTGGTAAGCTAATACTTTATGTAGTGTCCAATTTTACTTAAGATTGTGAAATGCCATCACAAATTTGGACATATACAATaacagggatggagggagaagaTGACCTTAAGCAAACTTTATATATGTATCCAATGGTGAATGTCTGTCTGTTTTCCCTGTTGGGTATCCGGTGTTGTTACATGGGTTACTCTCATTCATGAAAGTGAGATATGCACATAAGTTGCCAGAGGCTGAATGGGAGGAGTACTCTCATAGTTTTTAACGTGTGTTTTGTAAATTGGAGCCCTACTGCAATCACAGGTAAATCTTTTAAAACAACATGCTTGaggaaacatacttttttttcaatttacatctcttcccttccccaaccCTAAATACTCTACTCATATTAGATAAACTAGAAGATAGCAGCAGTTTATGCTTGAAGCACATAGAGTATGCCTGCATTGCCATTCCCTATGCATGCTGAACATCTTCTATAGATAAACAGAAGACTTCTTTATCCAGTTCTGTCTGGTCTGCACCTTTTATGAACACCAACTTCACCAAAAACAGAAGGAAATttacttaattaaaataaatattaacacgAACACTGCAGAAACATTGTTCTGACTCTCTGTGTTTGCAGAGCAATGTCAGGCAACTCCCAGATTAGTTATTCTAACACAAGCCTTGAACAGCTACAAGtgataatatatatttatagactTAAAACTAATGAACGAGTGATAGTTATTTGAATGGCTGGTTATTTAGACCATTCAAGTCATAAAAAGTCAACTGCAGTTTAATGGAATCTTGAAACATTGGCAGATAGGCACTGTGTTTTATGGTTACTAGAATTCTGAGACAACACATGAGATGTAAGGTcctattttgttaattttttgttGCAGTAAAACTGGCCCTTTGGGAATCATCCTTGGATAATTTTGTGGAATCTATCCAGTCAATTCCTGAGGTGAAATTTCTGtttacttgttttgttttaattctttgtAAAGAATTAATTTTATCAGGAAAAAGATATTGGGAAAGCGTTTGAATGGCTAgcctgtctctttaaaaacaatgtattcactttttttaaagcatctcaAAAGAAGAAATTAAGAAAGCTCAGTAGTTAGAGGATAAGAGAGAAAGTTCTATCATAAGTTAGAAACTAAATAGAGACAAAACAGAATAAAAGGGAATAAGTGGTCCATTTTCAGCCTGGCAAAAATTTAACAAGGGGTGTTCCAAGGGTCTGTGTTAGGAGTGGTGGTGTTTAATATATTGatcaatgatctagaaaaaggttGACCAGTTGGATGTGACACAGCAGGTTACCAAATTATTTAGGTAAATCAAGACTATAGAAGACTAAGGATCCCCAGAGCGACCTAACAATGCAAGGTAAATGGGCAGTAGagtagcagatgaaattcagtgttgataaatgtgcAGTAGTGCACTTCAGAAGGAATAGTTTGAACAACTGGTACAATGCTCAGGGTGTAGGActcaagatttttttatttatttaaataaaataagcagTTATGGAATGTCTTTGGCTAACGATTTATCACTAACTTCTCTGCAGatattaaaatcaagaaaaaaagtGAAACTCTCTCATGCTGATGTAATGCAGAAAATTGGGGAACTCTTTGCCTTAcggtaaactttttttttaagggctcACACCCTATCATTTCAAAAAGTATATTAATAGATTCTTAGAGTCCAACGCCAGAAAGAAAGAACCTCTGTGACCCATGATTAAAAGATTGGCAAACATTCCTTCTAGTGATAATTTCAAGGAGCccaatttatttactttaatgaaGAGAAGGCTAAAGGAGAATTTGAACCCAATTTATACACCCCAattttacatggggaacaaacattcGATAATGGGCTCTTAaatttagcagagaaaagtataacacaatccagtagctggaagttgaagctagacaaattcagactggaaataaggcgtacttTTTGAACAGTGCGgctaattagccattggaatagtttagcaagggttgtggtggattctccatcactgaccatttttaagtcAAGATCTGAGGAGTTTTACTGTGATAAAAATTATTCCTTTGTTGTGGCCCTCTCACAAATCACATAAGTGTGATTGTAATACACATTACTATATATGTCCCATACAACTTAAATTCAGTAAGTTAAcaggtggaaggggaaaaaaggactaTGAAGACACACAGCTATGATATGAACGCTACCTGCTAAGGCTCTGGATTTCGTATCCACACCTAGAGGAGCCTATTGCCAGTGGGCTGGAGGAAGTTATTGTTAGTGATCCTGATAACCAGCATTCAATATCTGCTTTGTGCTGGAGGTGGAAGATATTCCAAAGTAACTTTGATGCTGTTGTGACAAAAGGCCTGGCATGGGAAGGTGCTTCCCACTCAAGTCTATtcctgtaggtgctcagcacctcaggcCTAGGCATTCTGTCACAATAAGTTTGTTTATTTCAGAACCATTTGTCTATACTGATATTGCTGTATAGCAAAAAGTGACTCATTCATGAGGATCTAGTGACTTTCAGTATTCTCAGAACAACCAATTTAAGCAATTCTTACTGTTTAGTATTAGTCTCCTGTCCCCGGATTTGTATTTTCTATAGGGAATAAGGGGAAATACTTCATACAGTTACAgttgatgtttttaaaataaacactatAGAAATTGGTAGGAAACTGAATAAACTTTAATCATTGCTTTGAAATAGCATTATAAATATTTGAACCTTTAATTGCCAAAAGAACTTTGAACTACCATAACCATCCCTCTTTAGGCACTGTATAAATCTGAGTTCAGACCTGCTGATAACTCCTGACTTCTACTGGGACAGAGAAAACCTTGAAGAGCTTTATGACAAAACCTGTCAGTTTCTCAGCATTAATCGCAGAGTTAAGGTAAGTTTTTTGCAATTAGGAGGTTCTCCCTCACCCATAACAAGTCTTTGTAAttacatgagaacataagaatggccatactgggtcagaccaaaggtccacctagcccagtatcctgtcttctgacagtggccaatgccaggatcccaagagggaatgaacagaacaggtaatcatcaagtgatccatcccctgttgcccattcctagcttctggcaaacagaagctagggacacaatccctgctcatcctggctaatagccattgatggacccatcctccattaatttatctagttcttttttgaacccacttatagtcttggccttcacaacattctctggcaaagagttccacaggttgactgtgcgttgtgtgaagaaatatttccttttgtttgttttaaacctgctgcctattaatttcatttggtgaccccctagttcatgtgttatgagaaggagtaaataacacttccttatttactttctccacaccagtcatgattttatagatttctatcatatcccccccttagttgtctcttttccaagttcaaaagtcccagtcttattaatcgctcctcatacagaagtcattccataccccttatcatttttgttgcccttttctgaaccttttccaattccaatatatcttttttgaaatggggtgaccacatctgcatgcagtattcaagatttgggtgtaccatggatttatatagaggcaatatgatattttctgtcttcttatctctccctttcttaatgatgcccaacattctgttcacttttttaactgttgctgcacattgggtggatgttttcagagaactatccacaatgatttcaagatctttcttgagtgataacagctaatttagaccccatcattttatagggatagttgggattatgttttccaatgtgcattactttgcatttatcaacattgaatttcatctgccattttgttgcctagtcacccagttttgagagattcttttgtagctcttcgcagtctgcttgggacttgactatcttgagtagttttgtatcgtctgcaaattttgccacctcacagtttaccccttttttcagatcatttatgaatatgttgaacaggactggtcccagtacagacattTGGgcgacaccactatttacctctctccattctgaaaactgacagtttattcctgtcctttgtttcctattttttaaccagttaccaatccattagaggaccttccctcttatcccatgacagacTCTGGTTAGTCTTCTGCTGAGCAAGACTACTCCATGAGTTGTTATAAATTTGACTCTATCCAGTGAAGCAGAGATTGAGAGAGTGATCTGGATTTTTTAATGGTTTTAAACTATTAATTAATAAAAGTTCGATATTATTTACTGCAAAaagatattttgtacaaaataataGGGGCCTGTAAGTTGCATCCTCTTCTATAagctttttatttgcattttttctgTGACAAATTCATGATACTTCCCCATTTTTGGCCATGACAAACAGCTAACCTTTATCATTCCGGCTTACATGTAAAGAGTATTTTTTCCAAGCCTTTAAATAAAGTTTACATTTTAACAGGAAGAGCTTTTCTTTTGTTCTAAAATACCAAACAATATGTAAAgaagcaaattaatttttttcttctgcttttgggtttttttatcaaGTAAAAGTGTTTTAAAGAAACAGAGGAGTTAAAAGGCCACTGAGGTGTGAAGCAATCTTTTTAGCTAAGCCAAACAAGGTTCCTGTGACACCTTAATCGATTGATAGAATGAGCTGTAATAAAATGAACATGctagttaggccttgtctatactacagagttttgtcgacaCAAGTTTTGCTGACGATCGAAAACCGgtataattacattgcttgtgcatgttcacacaatgctCCTGTCGGCAGAGCATGTCCATAGttgctgcactgtgggtagctatcccactgtgcaacttgtcACCTTCTTCAGCTAGGAGTTGTGGGCTCAATGTCTCGTGATGCAGTTTTTTTCCAttccatcattccatgggcttccgaatgcattttgtggcatttttcaatggccccAGTTTACTGTGTGCCTGCTATCTCTGTCTCaaaggatggatcctgcactgctctctactGTTGTGTTCACTGTTATGAACACATTGCGGCTGATCATTCAGTATATCATGAACAGGAATCAGAGGTGCCTGACCTgttgtgtgccatggaaagaagcaacatcagattacttttggcattcacagagtaGCTGCAAATGGTGGACcgttgcttttgggctcgggaaacaagcactgagtgttAGGATCACTTcgttatgcaggtctgggatgacaagcagtggctgtagaactttcGGATGTGGAAAGCAACctacaaggacaccaaaatgagaggtGCCTTCTCGGTGGAGAAGTGCgtggcaattgctgtgtggaagctggtaactccagactgctaccagatGGTCACGAATCAGTTTGAAGTCGGTAAGTCCACCGTTAGGGTTGCAGTAATGCAagcgtgcagggccattaatcgcatcctgctacaaaggactgtgactcttgggaatgtgcgtgaaatagtggttactttgctgcaatgggattccctaactgcggcgGGACATGTTGTGATGGAGTACATCAGTAGAAGGGGGACTTCTCTATGATATTGCAggagcttgtggatcaccgtgggcgtttcactgaCATGAACATGAGGTGATCTGAGacggtgcatgacgcacacatcttcagaaacactggcctgtacagaaagctgcaagcagagactttctttccagaccagaagattccagtgggggatgtcggaatgcccatagtgatcctgggagacccagcgtaCCTCTTACTCGCATGGCCCACGAAGCCTTACCccggaaacctggacagcagcaaggagcacttcaataataggctgagcaggtgcagaatgaccgtagaatgtgcctttggcagattaaaagcatGCTGGTGCTgtctttatggcaggttagacctcaatgaggaacCAGAAGTCAACTACTGTTGATCTCAGTGGAAGTTACAGGCTCTTAATCCCAATCATTGACGgtcacagaaggggaaaaaaaaacatgaatgAGATACAACAGAAAATTAAACCAGAGCTT is a window encoding:
- the RMND1 gene encoding required for meiotic nuclear division protein 1 homolog isoform X2 — protein: MQCTAFATADEYHLGNLCHDLTSYGYVEITSLPRDAANVLVIGTENAAKEYDPGMIFFFREGSVVFWNVEEKTMKKIMQVLERHEIQPYEVALVHWENEEINYRRGEGQSKLHRGEILLNSDLDIDEVILQKFAFSNALCLSVKLALWESSLDNFVESIQSIPEILKSRKKVKLSHADVMQKIGELFALRHCINLSSDLLITPDFYWDRENLEELYDKTCQFLSINRRVKVMNEKLQHCMELTDLMRNHLNEKRALRLEWMIVILITIEVMFELARVVF